The Primulina eburnea isolate SZY01 chromosome 8, ASM2296580v1, whole genome shotgun sequence genome contains a region encoding:
- the LOC140840159 gene encoding protein HUA2-LIKE 3-like isoform X1, translated as MAPSRRKGVGKAGAAEAATTRREWKAGDLVLAKVKGFPAWPATVSEPEKWGYPADRKKVLVHFFGTQQIGFCNPADVEEFTEERKLSLLGKRHGKGADFVRAVNEIVISFEKLKKQEQFCSANETTEIIINNENKSEESLTKCVNDEDSVIRAEPRPLCTVATNDLNSLTEAAAAAAAEDALRDAEMQLEDARLSAEMPVSTTYSTRSKTEVTQSRNSVIQGRVSARRLRSSSKTDAKGPQNITLPSLNNSRRFRHSGTNASKDRSLRRSARITKSSDDSEGYDADSPASASNDSMEENESEVMTVDSDSPSLNNGSTVESHCKPMVMDHFSENNNEEETELNNRLGFHTSTAIIKKKRGPNRKRYNDDVGAANSNAFVSDAEVRNRSVSPSNNEKLAERSAREDGDEHLPLFKRARVRLERSAPAEKKEGIMAHKEEKILEVSERLATQTSGPLNLKVDDPGDGESVPIEVDSVGVPLSPASSKKAQSWEGGKNLWETRNFVDGEAALPPSKRLHRALEAMSANVAEDNLSASSFPWAMNAKNNGDYPSIAEGSELSMGSKSVIQLGSAPTENHSNNDFDSSEFCAASNIETPPIDSKTYTTVLDCVRSYSSGSLNPELCKDSTEHAEGADFKCLKVSPLELDSKHVKPGPQNIGEEVCLDCCAPDFIMSLTNHRKIECSELDATVKGYGPVIPQVSLEVLELKENAGSKLNCDTSVQVDSAVGEVDKSRGVKGLSSAKNNQVSQKSDFVKESSPLSKFSNRVPSGSPVKVLTSGHHQCLSNSISVSNEPLEDFAVTQSSSLTNGLHLSAKTSPHSSSMGNVSAADNNYLENHSSCSPDVQLNSEKAKLAGKSNSKGEETLSSFEAAIRSLTGTNESIGRATRVAIDCAKFGFAIKVVEILSQNLERESNSHKKVDLFFLVDSIAQCSRGMKGPLSCSGDGGIYPSVIQAVLPRLLLAAAPPGSSSLENHRQCLKVLRVWQERKILPEQIIYHHIRELDALCVSYPKAGSRRPLRNERAFDDPIREMEGMLVDEYGSNSSFQLPGFRMPRMLRDDDVGSDSDGESFEAVTPEHKVENLDGERALIPAVEKRSLILEDVDGELEMEDVAPYCEEEISFTSNLTKDHTQLSHHLSDNRYGPPFTSQQPKTAPLTCTPLPRSPSHPPQPPYPLPPSSFPRAMLDPIANGPNSNIYPSSQNFDNNLPGSMAKQTGLPRMKSTNLDSVHHRVRDNKDFEAQVPRQIPDNINTCSFNDRPTSHLSAQGSNRIQPGEGGFNKGLHVRPPQPAPSNQFSYPQQRQIQSRRDLPPPSHPNRFHMRNEENSHFYRDRDRNKFVPRDNIGECWRPPLPPISGQCYRNGARMSHGHMPYSGPPREPSTNSRWNFPPRPPNHRQFNPYREPEGPIPVGNRGPNYWRPR; from the exons ATGGCGCCGAGCCGAAGAAAAGGGGTCGGCAAAGCGGGGGCGGCGGAGGCCGCGACCACGCGGCGGGAGTGGAAGGCCGGCGATCTTGTTCTTGCCAAAGTGAAGGGGTTTCCTGCATGGCCTGCAACG GTGAGTGAGCCAGAGAAGTGGGGTTACCCGGCTGATCGTAAGAAAGTACTAGTCCATTTTTTTGGGACCCAACAAAT TGGCTTCTGCAATCCTGCTGATGTCGAAGAATTCACAGAAGAAAGAAAATTGTCTCTTTTAGGGAAACGCCATGGAAAGGGTGCTGATTTTGTTCGTGCAGTAAATGAGATAGTTATCTCTTTTGAGAAGCTGAAGAAACAGGAACAATTTTGTAGTGCTAATGAAACCACAGAAATCATTATAAACAATGAAAATAAGTCTGAGGAATCATTGACTAAGTGTGTGAATGATGAGGATTCTGTGATTAGAGCTGAACCACGGCCGCTTTGTACTGTGGCCACTAATGATCTGAACTCGCTGACTGAAGCTGCTGCCGCTGCCGCTGCTGAAGATGCCTTGCGTGATGCAGAAATGCAATTGGAGGATGCACGATTATCTGCTGAAATGCCTGTTTCTACTACTTATTCAACAAGAAGTAAAACTGAAGTAACCCAATCACGAAATAGTGTCATACAGGGAAGGGTATCTGCTCGAAGGTTGAGAAGTTCTTCAAAGACAGATGCCAAAGGACCTCAGAACATAACATTACCTTCTCTGAATAACAGCAGGAGGTTTAGGCATTCTGGTACTAATGCATCGAAAGATAGATCTTTGAGAAGAAGTGCAAGGATTACGAAGTCCTCTGATGATTCTGAAGGATATGACGCAGACTCACCTGCTTCAGCGTCAAATGATAGTATGGAAGAGAATGAATCTGAAGTTATGACTGTAGACTCTGACTCACCTAGTTTAAATAATGGCAGCACTGTAGAATCCCATTGTAAACCAATGGTAATGGATCATTTTAGCGAAAATAATAATGAAGAAGAAACTGAATTAAACAACAGGCTTGGCTTTCATACTAGCACTGCCATCATAAAGAAGAAAAGGGGTCCTAATCGAAAACGATACAATGATGATGTCGGGGCAGCTAATTCAAATGCATTTGTTTCTGATGCTGAAGTCAGAAACAGAAGTGTTTCACCTAGTAATAATGAGAAATTAGCTGAAAGATCTGCTAGAGAAGATGGTGATGAACACTTACCATTATTCAAAAGAGCAAGAGTCCGTTTGGAGAGATCTGCCCCTGCCGAGAAGAAAGAAGGAATAATGGCACATAAAGAGGAGAAAATACTGGAAGTTTCGGAAAGACTTGCAACACAGACCTCTGGGCCATTGAATTTAAAGGTGGATGATCCTGGTGATGGTGAATCTGTTCCGATTGAAGTAGATTCTGTTGGTGTGCCTTTATCGCCTGCAAGTTCTAAAAAGGCTCAATCATGGGAAGGGGGTAAGAATTTATGGGAAACTAGGAATTTTGTGGACGGTGAAGCTGCTTTACCTCCGTCTAAAAGACTACACCGTGCATTGGAGGCCATGTCTGCTAATGTGGCAGAAGATAATCTAAGTGCTTCCAGTTTTCCATGGGCAATGAATGCCAAAAACAATGGAGACTATCCGTCCATTGCAGAAGGCTCAGAGTTGTCAATGGGAAGCAAATCTGTGATTCAATTGGGATCAGCAccaactgaaaatcatagcaaCAATGACTTTGATTCTTCCGAGTTTTGCGCTGCGTCAAACATAGAAACGCCTCCAATTGATTCTAAAACATATACAACTGTACTGGACTGTGTTAGAAGCTATAGCAGTGGTAGCTTGAATCCTGAATTATGCAAAGATTCAACTGAACACGCCGAAGGTGCTGATTTCAAATGTCTCAAAGTGTCACCTCTAGAGTTAGACTCTAAGCATGTAAAACCAGGCCCACAAAACATTGGTGAAGAAGTTTGTTTGGACTGCTGTGCACCTGATTTTATTATGTCTCTTACCAATCACCGCAAGATTGAATGTTCGGAGTTGGATGCAACAGTTAAGGGATATGGTCCTGTTATTCCCCAGGTGAGTTTAGAAGTCCTCGAGCTGAAAGAAAATGCTGGTAGTAAGCTGAATTGTGATACCAGTGTGCAGGTAGACAGTGCTGTGGGTGAAGTTGATAAATCTCGCGGTGTGAAGGGCTTATCATCAGCCAAGAACAACCAAGTTAGCCAAAA GTCGGATTTTGTGAAAGAAAGTAGCCCATTATCTAAGTTTTCAAATCGTGTGCCCTCTGGTAGTCCAGTGAAGGTTTTAACCAGTGGTCATCATCAATGTCTATCTAACTCTATTTCTGTTTCCAATGAGCCTCTGGAGGATTTTGCTGTCACCCAGTCTTCATCTCTGACTAATGGGCTGCACTTGTCCGCTAAGACATCTCCTCACAGTTCTTCCATGGGCAATGTTTCCGCAGCAGATAATAATTACCTTGAAAATCATAGCTCTTGTAGTCCTGACGTTCAGCTAAATTCTGAAAAGGCTAAACTTGCTGGAAAGTCAAACAGCAAAGGTGAAGAAACTTTGTCATCCTTTGAAGCCGCTATCAGATCACTAACGGGAACAAATGAGAGCATTGGCCGAGCCACACGGGTCGCTATTGACTGTGCAAAATTCGGTTTTGCAATTAAG GTGGTGGAAATACTCTCACAAAATTTGGAAAGAGAGTCAAATTCACACAAAAAAGTGGACCTGTTTTTCCTGGTTGATTCTATCGCTCAATGTTCTAGGGGCATGAAAG GTCCTCTATCTTGTTCAGGTGATGGTGGCATATATCCCTCTGTGATACAGGCAGTGTTGCCACGTTTATTGTTGGCAGCTGCTCCTCCTGGTAGCAGTTCTCTCGAGAATCATAGACAGTGTTTGAAA GTTTTGAGAGTATGGCAGGAGAGGAAGATTCTTCCAGAACAAATCATTTATCACCACATTCGGGAGCTTGACGCCCTTTGTGTTTCATACCCTAAAGCTGGCTCTCGCCGACCATTAAGAAATGAAAGGGCTTTTGATGACCCTATTAGAGAAATGGAGGGTATGTTGGTTGATGAATATGGAAG CAATTCAAGTTTTCAGCTTCCTGGCTTCCGTATGCCTCGTATGCTGAGAGATGATGATGTAGGAAGTGACTCTGATGGAGAGAGTTTTGAAGCTGTTACCCCAGAACATAAGGTGGAAAATCTCGATGGAGAAAGGGCTCTGATTCCTGCTGTTGAAAAGCGTAGTCTTATTTTGGAAGATGTGGACGGTGAACTTGAAATGGAGGATGTGGCCCCCTATTGTGAGGAAGAAATTAGTTTCACGAGTAATCTTACTAAAGATCACACTCAACTGTCCCATCACCTCTCTGATAACCGTTATGGGCCACCTTTTACCTCTCAACAACCTAAGACTGCGCCTTTGACATGTACTCCTTTGCCAAGGTCTCCCTCGCATCCGCCGCAGCCACCATATCCACTTCCACCATCTAGTTTTCCTCGTGCAATGCTTGATCCTATTGCAAATGGTCCTAATTCAAATATTTATCCAAGCTCTCAG AATTTTGACAACAATCTACCGGGGTCTATGGCAAAGCAGACTGGTTTGCCAAGAATGAAGTCAACCAACTTGGATTCGGTGCATCATCGTGTTCGTGACAATAAAGATTTTGAAGCCCAGGTTCCAAGGCAGATTCCCGACAATATCAATACCTGCTCTTTCAATGATAGACCTACATCCCATTTATCTGCCCAAGGTTCTAATAGAATCCAGCCGGGAGAGGGTGGTTTCAACAAGGGTCTTCACGTTCGCCCACCTCAGCCTGCTCCGTCAAATCAATTTTCGTACCCCCAACAGCGACAGATCCAATCGCGGAGGGATTTACCACCTCCTTCCCATCCCAACAGATTCCATATGCGTAATGAAGAAAATAGTCATTTTTACCGGGACCGTGACAGAAATAAATTTGTCCCTCGTGATAATATTGGAGAGTGCTGGAGGCCTCCCTTACCTCCCATCTCTG GTCAATGCTATCGCAATGGTGCCAGGATGTCTCATGGGCACATGCCCTACAGTGGTCCACCCCGTGAACCGTCAACCAACAGTAGGTGGAATTTCCCTCCTCGGCCCCCAAATCACAGGCAATTCAATCCTTACAGAGAACCTGAAGGTCCTATTCCGGTGGGAAATAGAG GTCCAAATTACTGGAGACCAAGATGA
- the LOC140840159 gene encoding protein HUA2-LIKE 3-like isoform X3 has translation MAPSRRKGVGKAGAAEAATTRREWKAGDLVLAKVKGFPAWPATVSEPEKWGYPADRKKVLVHFFGTQQIGFCNPADVEEFTEERKLSLLGKRHGKGADFVRAVNEIVISFEKLKKQEQFCSANETTEIIINNENKSEESLTKCVNDEDSVIRAEPRPLCTVATNDLNSLTEAAAAAAAEDALRDAEMQLEDARLSAEMPVSTTYSTRSKTEVTQSRNSVIQGRVSARRLRSSSKTDAKGPQNITLPSLNNSRRFRHSGTNASKDRSLRRSARITKSSDDSEGYDADSPASASNDSMEENESEVMTVDSDSPSLNNGSTVESHCKPMVMDHFSENNNEEETELNNRLGFHTSTAIIKKKRGPNRKRYNDDVGAANSNAFVSDAEVRNRSVSPSNNEKLAERSAREDGDEHLPLFKRARVRLERSAPAEKKEGIMAHKEEKILEVSERLATQTSGPLNLKVDDPGDGESVPIEVDSVGVPLSPASSKKAQSWEGGKNLWETRNFVDGEAALPPSKRLHRALEAMSANVAEDNLSASSFPWAMNAKNNGDYPSIAEGSELSMGSKSVIQLGSAPTENHSNNDFDSSEFCAASNIETPPIDSKTYTTVLDCVRSYSSGSLNPELCKDSTEHAEGADFKCLKVSPLELDSKHVKPGPQNIGEEVCLDCCAPDFIMSLTNHRKIECSELDATVKGYGPVIPQVDSAVGEVDKSRGVKGLSSAKNNQVSQKSDFVKESSPLSKFSNRVPSGSPVKVLTSGHHQCLSNSISVSNEPLEDFAVTQSSSLTNGLHLSAKTSPHSSSMGNVSAADNNYLENHSSCSPDVQLNSEKAKLAGKSNSKGEETLSSFEAAIRSLTGTNESIGRATRVAIDCAKFGFAIKVVEILSQNLERESNSHKKVDLFFLVDSIAQCSRGMKGPLSCSGDGGIYPSVIQAVLPRLLLAAAPPGSSSLENHRQCLKVLRVWQERKILPEQIIYHHIRELDALCVSYPKAGSRRPLRNERAFDDPIREMEGMLVDEYGSNSSFQLPGFRMPRMLRDDDVGSDSDGESFEAVTPEHKVENLDGERALIPAVEKRSLILEDVDGELEMEDVAPYCEEEISFTSNLTKDHTQLSHHLSDNRYGPPFTSQQPKTAPLTCTPLPRSPSHPPQPPYPLPPSSFPRAMLDPIANGPNSNIYPSSQNFDNNLPGSMAKQTGLPRMKSTNLDSVHHRVRDNKDFEAQVPRQIPDNINTCSFNDRPTSHLSAQGSNRIQPGEGGFNKGLHVRPPQPAPSNQFSYPQQRQIQSRRDLPPPSHPNRFHMRNEENSHFYRDRDRNKFVPRDNIGECWRPPLPPISGQCYRNGARMSHGHMPYSGPPREPSTNSRWNFPPRPPNHRQFNPYREPEGPIPVGNRGPNYWRPR, from the exons ATGGCGCCGAGCCGAAGAAAAGGGGTCGGCAAAGCGGGGGCGGCGGAGGCCGCGACCACGCGGCGGGAGTGGAAGGCCGGCGATCTTGTTCTTGCCAAAGTGAAGGGGTTTCCTGCATGGCCTGCAACG GTGAGTGAGCCAGAGAAGTGGGGTTACCCGGCTGATCGTAAGAAAGTACTAGTCCATTTTTTTGGGACCCAACAAAT TGGCTTCTGCAATCCTGCTGATGTCGAAGAATTCACAGAAGAAAGAAAATTGTCTCTTTTAGGGAAACGCCATGGAAAGGGTGCTGATTTTGTTCGTGCAGTAAATGAGATAGTTATCTCTTTTGAGAAGCTGAAGAAACAGGAACAATTTTGTAGTGCTAATGAAACCACAGAAATCATTATAAACAATGAAAATAAGTCTGAGGAATCATTGACTAAGTGTGTGAATGATGAGGATTCTGTGATTAGAGCTGAACCACGGCCGCTTTGTACTGTGGCCACTAATGATCTGAACTCGCTGACTGAAGCTGCTGCCGCTGCCGCTGCTGAAGATGCCTTGCGTGATGCAGAAATGCAATTGGAGGATGCACGATTATCTGCTGAAATGCCTGTTTCTACTACTTATTCAACAAGAAGTAAAACTGAAGTAACCCAATCACGAAATAGTGTCATACAGGGAAGGGTATCTGCTCGAAGGTTGAGAAGTTCTTCAAAGACAGATGCCAAAGGACCTCAGAACATAACATTACCTTCTCTGAATAACAGCAGGAGGTTTAGGCATTCTGGTACTAATGCATCGAAAGATAGATCTTTGAGAAGAAGTGCAAGGATTACGAAGTCCTCTGATGATTCTGAAGGATATGACGCAGACTCACCTGCTTCAGCGTCAAATGATAGTATGGAAGAGAATGAATCTGAAGTTATGACTGTAGACTCTGACTCACCTAGTTTAAATAATGGCAGCACTGTAGAATCCCATTGTAAACCAATGGTAATGGATCATTTTAGCGAAAATAATAATGAAGAAGAAACTGAATTAAACAACAGGCTTGGCTTTCATACTAGCACTGCCATCATAAAGAAGAAAAGGGGTCCTAATCGAAAACGATACAATGATGATGTCGGGGCAGCTAATTCAAATGCATTTGTTTCTGATGCTGAAGTCAGAAACAGAAGTGTTTCACCTAGTAATAATGAGAAATTAGCTGAAAGATCTGCTAGAGAAGATGGTGATGAACACTTACCATTATTCAAAAGAGCAAGAGTCCGTTTGGAGAGATCTGCCCCTGCCGAGAAGAAAGAAGGAATAATGGCACATAAAGAGGAGAAAATACTGGAAGTTTCGGAAAGACTTGCAACACAGACCTCTGGGCCATTGAATTTAAAGGTGGATGATCCTGGTGATGGTGAATCTGTTCCGATTGAAGTAGATTCTGTTGGTGTGCCTTTATCGCCTGCAAGTTCTAAAAAGGCTCAATCATGGGAAGGGGGTAAGAATTTATGGGAAACTAGGAATTTTGTGGACGGTGAAGCTGCTTTACCTCCGTCTAAAAGACTACACCGTGCATTGGAGGCCATGTCTGCTAATGTGGCAGAAGATAATCTAAGTGCTTCCAGTTTTCCATGGGCAATGAATGCCAAAAACAATGGAGACTATCCGTCCATTGCAGAAGGCTCAGAGTTGTCAATGGGAAGCAAATCTGTGATTCAATTGGGATCAGCAccaactgaaaatcatagcaaCAATGACTTTGATTCTTCCGAGTTTTGCGCTGCGTCAAACATAGAAACGCCTCCAATTGATTCTAAAACATATACAACTGTACTGGACTGTGTTAGAAGCTATAGCAGTGGTAGCTTGAATCCTGAATTATGCAAAGATTCAACTGAACACGCCGAAGGTGCTGATTTCAAATGTCTCAAAGTGTCACCTCTAGAGTTAGACTCTAAGCATGTAAAACCAGGCCCACAAAACATTGGTGAAGAAGTTTGTTTGGACTGCTGTGCACCTGATTTTATTATGTCTCTTACCAATCACCGCAAGATTGAATGTTCGGAGTTGGATGCAACAGTTAAGGGATATGGTCCTGTTATTCCCCAG GTAGACAGTGCTGTGGGTGAAGTTGATAAATCTCGCGGTGTGAAGGGCTTATCATCAGCCAAGAACAACCAAGTTAGCCAAAA GTCGGATTTTGTGAAAGAAAGTAGCCCATTATCTAAGTTTTCAAATCGTGTGCCCTCTGGTAGTCCAGTGAAGGTTTTAACCAGTGGTCATCATCAATGTCTATCTAACTCTATTTCTGTTTCCAATGAGCCTCTGGAGGATTTTGCTGTCACCCAGTCTTCATCTCTGACTAATGGGCTGCACTTGTCCGCTAAGACATCTCCTCACAGTTCTTCCATGGGCAATGTTTCCGCAGCAGATAATAATTACCTTGAAAATCATAGCTCTTGTAGTCCTGACGTTCAGCTAAATTCTGAAAAGGCTAAACTTGCTGGAAAGTCAAACAGCAAAGGTGAAGAAACTTTGTCATCCTTTGAAGCCGCTATCAGATCACTAACGGGAACAAATGAGAGCATTGGCCGAGCCACACGGGTCGCTATTGACTGTGCAAAATTCGGTTTTGCAATTAAG GTGGTGGAAATACTCTCACAAAATTTGGAAAGAGAGTCAAATTCACACAAAAAAGTGGACCTGTTTTTCCTGGTTGATTCTATCGCTCAATGTTCTAGGGGCATGAAAG GTCCTCTATCTTGTTCAGGTGATGGTGGCATATATCCCTCTGTGATACAGGCAGTGTTGCCACGTTTATTGTTGGCAGCTGCTCCTCCTGGTAGCAGTTCTCTCGAGAATCATAGACAGTGTTTGAAA GTTTTGAGAGTATGGCAGGAGAGGAAGATTCTTCCAGAACAAATCATTTATCACCACATTCGGGAGCTTGACGCCCTTTGTGTTTCATACCCTAAAGCTGGCTCTCGCCGACCATTAAGAAATGAAAGGGCTTTTGATGACCCTATTAGAGAAATGGAGGGTATGTTGGTTGATGAATATGGAAG CAATTCAAGTTTTCAGCTTCCTGGCTTCCGTATGCCTCGTATGCTGAGAGATGATGATGTAGGAAGTGACTCTGATGGAGAGAGTTTTGAAGCTGTTACCCCAGAACATAAGGTGGAAAATCTCGATGGAGAAAGGGCTCTGATTCCTGCTGTTGAAAAGCGTAGTCTTATTTTGGAAGATGTGGACGGTGAACTTGAAATGGAGGATGTGGCCCCCTATTGTGAGGAAGAAATTAGTTTCACGAGTAATCTTACTAAAGATCACACTCAACTGTCCCATCACCTCTCTGATAACCGTTATGGGCCACCTTTTACCTCTCAACAACCTAAGACTGCGCCTTTGACATGTACTCCTTTGCCAAGGTCTCCCTCGCATCCGCCGCAGCCACCATATCCACTTCCACCATCTAGTTTTCCTCGTGCAATGCTTGATCCTATTGCAAATGGTCCTAATTCAAATATTTATCCAAGCTCTCAG AATTTTGACAACAATCTACCGGGGTCTATGGCAAAGCAGACTGGTTTGCCAAGAATGAAGTCAACCAACTTGGATTCGGTGCATCATCGTGTTCGTGACAATAAAGATTTTGAAGCCCAGGTTCCAAGGCAGATTCCCGACAATATCAATACCTGCTCTTTCAATGATAGACCTACATCCCATTTATCTGCCCAAGGTTCTAATAGAATCCAGCCGGGAGAGGGTGGTTTCAACAAGGGTCTTCACGTTCGCCCACCTCAGCCTGCTCCGTCAAATCAATTTTCGTACCCCCAACAGCGACAGATCCAATCGCGGAGGGATTTACCACCTCCTTCCCATCCCAACAGATTCCATATGCGTAATGAAGAAAATAGTCATTTTTACCGGGACCGTGACAGAAATAAATTTGTCCCTCGTGATAATATTGGAGAGTGCTGGAGGCCTCCCTTACCTCCCATCTCTG GTCAATGCTATCGCAATGGTGCCAGGATGTCTCATGGGCACATGCCCTACAGTGGTCCACCCCGTGAACCGTCAACCAACAGTAGGTGGAATTTCCCTCCTCGGCCCCCAAATCACAGGCAATTCAATCCTTACAGAGAACCTGAAGGTCCTATTCCGGTGGGAAATAGAG GTCCAAATTACTGGAGACCAAGATGA